In Geobacter anodireducens, a genomic segment contains:
- a CDS encoding alanine--tRNA ligase has translation MTGKEIRARFLKFFADRGHAVVPSSPLIPHNDPTLLFANAGMNQFKDCFLGLEKRDYVRACSSQKCVRAGGKHNDLENVGRTARHHTFFEMLGNFSFGDYFKKEAIAFAWDFLTKDLGLDKDRLYVTVYTDDDEAADIWHLQEGVPRERIYRFGEKDNFWAMGDTGPCGPCSEIFWDNGPEVGCGSPDCAVGCDCDRYMEIWNNVFMQFNRSADGTMTPLPKPSVDTGMGLERISTVMQGVKSNYDTDLFQGIIGHVEKLSGKRYRHSEKDDVSMRVMADHVRATTFLICDGVLPSNEGRGYVLRRIMRRAARHAKMLGFAEPVICRMVEAVSAMMGDAYPELLEREEYIRKVIRAEEERFAETLDRGLAILNEAVAELKGEGRTVIPGETLFRLYDTFGFPTDLTADIVRSEGFTIDEDGFEACMERQREQAREHWKGSGEEGIAEVHKTLHSRGVRSRFTGYESRTAYSPVTVLLKGGAEVVEASAGDRVEIITDATPFYGESGGQVGDTGTISTGSAHVEVTETLRPFPDLIVHRGTVVEGTIRQGDACDLKVAPGRDATARNHTATHLLQSALRQVLGDHVKQSGSLVGPDRLRFDFTHFAAMTPEETRRVEEIVNSCIMVNDDVHAREMALDEAMEIGATALFGEKYGDTVRVVRVGEVSMELCGGTHVHAAGDIGFFKILSEAGIAAGVRRIEALTGMGALRHVQELEDERKEIAALIKAEGGDNVERLQRLLARQKEMQREIETLEARLNAARSADLLAGVREANGVKVLATLAEVDDPKKLRELADTLKDRLGSGVVALGCIKEGKANLLVAVTKDLTGRVKAGDLIRQLAPIIGGSGGGKPELAQAGGTLPDKLGEALGKVCELVP, from the coding sequence ATGACCGGAAAAGAGATACGCGCCCGATTTCTCAAGTTCTTCGCCGACCGGGGGCATGCCGTCGTGCCCAGCTCCCCCCTCATCCCCCACAATGACCCCACGCTCCTGTTCGCCAATGCCGGCATGAACCAGTTCAAGGACTGCTTCCTGGGCCTGGAGAAGCGAGATTACGTCAGGGCCTGCTCGTCCCAGAAGTGTGTCCGGGCCGGCGGCAAGCACAACGATCTGGAGAACGTGGGGCGCACCGCCCGGCACCATACCTTCTTCGAAATGCTCGGCAACTTCTCCTTTGGCGACTACTTCAAGAAAGAGGCCATCGCCTTTGCCTGGGATTTTCTCACCAAAGACCTGGGCCTCGACAAGGACCGCCTCTACGTGACGGTCTATACGGACGACGACGAGGCCGCCGACATCTGGCACCTGCAGGAGGGGGTACCCCGGGAGCGGATCTACCGCTTCGGCGAGAAGGACAACTTCTGGGCCATGGGCGACACCGGCCCCTGCGGCCCCTGCAGCGAGATTTTCTGGGACAACGGTCCCGAGGTCGGCTGCGGCAGCCCCGACTGCGCCGTTGGGTGCGACTGCGACCGGTACATGGAGATCTGGAACAACGTCTTCATGCAGTTCAACCGCTCCGCCGACGGCACCATGACCCCTCTCCCCAAGCCCTCCGTCGACACCGGCATGGGACTCGAACGCATCTCCACGGTCATGCAGGGGGTGAAGTCCAACTATGACACCGACCTGTTCCAGGGGATCATCGGGCACGTGGAAAAGCTCTCGGGCAAGCGCTACCGGCACAGCGAGAAAGACGACGTCTCCATGCGGGTCATGGCGGACCACGTCCGGGCCACCACCTTCCTGATCTGCGACGGGGTCCTCCCCTCCAACGAGGGGCGGGGCTACGTGCTGCGCCGGATCATGCGCCGGGCCGCCCGACACGCGAAGATGCTCGGCTTTGCCGAACCGGTCATCTGCCGGATGGTGGAGGCCGTCAGCGCCATGATGGGCGACGCCTACCCGGAACTTCTGGAGCGTGAGGAGTACATCAGAAAGGTGATCCGGGCCGAGGAGGAGCGCTTTGCCGAAACCCTCGACCGGGGACTCGCCATTCTCAACGAGGCCGTGGCGGAGCTCAAGGGCGAGGGGCGCACGGTCATCCCCGGCGAAACCCTGTTCCGGCTCTACGACACCTTCGGCTTTCCCACGGATCTCACCGCGGATATCGTCCGGAGCGAAGGGTTCACCATCGACGAAGACGGCTTCGAAGCCTGCATGGAGCGCCAGCGGGAGCAGGCCCGGGAGCACTGGAAGGGCTCCGGCGAGGAGGGGATCGCCGAGGTCCACAAGACCCTCCATTCCCGGGGCGTCCGGAGCCGTTTCACGGGCTACGAATCCCGCACCGCCTATTCGCCGGTGACGGTCCTTCTCAAGGGAGGGGCCGAGGTGGTCGAGGCCTCGGCCGGCGACCGGGTGGAGATCATCACCGATGCCACTCCCTTCTACGGCGAGTCGGGCGGCCAGGTGGGAGACACCGGCACCATCTCCACGGGCAGCGCCCACGTGGAGGTGACGGAGACGCTCCGTCCCTTCCCGGACCTCATCGTCCACCGGGGGACCGTGGTCGAGGGCACCATCCGGCAGGGCGACGCCTGCGATCTGAAGGTCGCGCCGGGCCGCGACGCCACTGCCCGCAACCATACCGCGACCCACCTCCTTCAGTCGGCGTTGCGCCAGGTGCTGGGAGACCATGTGAAGCAGTCGGGCTCCCTGGTGGGGCCGGACCGCCTCCGCTTCGACTTCACCCACTTCGCGGCCATGACGCCCGAAGAGACCCGGCGGGTCGAGGAGATCGTCAACTCCTGCATCATGGTTAACGACGACGTCCATGCCCGGGAAATGGCCCTGGACGAGGCCATGGAGATCGGCGCCACCGCCCTGTTCGGCGAAAAATACGGGGACACCGTCCGGGTGGTGAGGGTGGGCGAGGTGAGCATGGAGTTGTGCGGCGGCACCCATGTCCACGCCGCCGGCGACATCGGTTTCTTCAAGATCCTCTCCGAGGCGGGGATCGCCGCGGGGGTCCGCCGCATCGAGGCCCTGACCGGCATGGGTGCCCTGCGCCACGTGCAGGAGCTGGAGGACGAACGGAAAGAGATCGCCGCCCTGATCAAGGCCGAGGGGGGGGACAACGTGGAGCGCCTCCAGCGGCTGCTGGCGCGCCAGAAGGAGATGCAGCGGGAGATCGAGACCCTGGAGGCGCGCCTCAACGCCGCCCGCTCGGCTGACCTGCTGGCGGGCGTCCGGGAGGCGAACGGCGTCAAGGTCCTCGCCACCCTGGCCGAGGTGGACGATCCGAAGAAGCTCCGGGAGTTGGCCGACACCCTCAAGGACCGGCTCGGCTCCGGGGTGGTGGCCCTCGGGTGCATCAAGGAAGGAAAGGCGAATCTTCTGGTGGCGGTGACCAAGGATCTGACCGGCCGCGTCAAGGCCGGCGACCTGATCCGTCAGCTTGCCCCCATCATCGGTGGTAGCGGAGGAGGGAAGCCGGAGCTGGCCCAGGCGGGCGGGACCCTGCCGGACAAGCTCGGCGAGGCCCTCGGCAAGGTGTGTGAACTCGTCCCCTGA
- a CDS encoding recombinase RecX, with protein MHSRPERRRDPLSTALDILSRRDHSEAELARKLRTRGIDAGEIDRIVARLREFGYLDDRRVACRLAESALAQGKMVGARLRVELRRRGIPPDLAEEALAQTAGCDERAMVGDLLARKFPGFDPAAADPREKRRVVGWFQRRGFGLSAILEALRCPVDE; from the coding sequence ATGCATTCCCGACCGGAGCGGCGGCGCGACCCGTTGTCCACCGCCCTCGACATCCTCTCGCGCCGGGACCACAGCGAAGCCGAGCTTGCCCGCAAGCTGAGGACCAGGGGGATCGACGCGGGGGAGATCGACCGCATCGTCGCGCGCCTCAGGGAGTTCGGCTACCTGGATGATCGCCGCGTTGCCTGCCGCCTGGCGGAGTCTGCCCTGGCCCAGGGGAAGATGGTGGGAGCGCGGCTCCGGGTCGAGCTGCGCCGCCGGGGGATTCCGCCGGACTTGGCCGAGGAGGCCCTTGCCCAGACGGCCGGTTGCGACGAGCGGGCCATGGTCGGAGACCTGCTGGCCCGGAAATTTCCCGGCTTTGATCCGGCCGCGGCGGACCCCCGCGAAAAACGACGGGTGGTGGGCTGGTTCCAGCGCCGTGGATTCGGGCTCAGTGCCATCCTTGAAGCGCTCCGGTGTCCCGTTGATGAATGA
- a CDS encoding type IV pili twitching motility protein PilT, translating to MELNDILTVAVRAKASDVHIKTGLPPVVRIDGRLRPIPNAPRLAPDQVRAMALAIMNDRQKRIFEEHFECDTAYGVPGLGRFRVSVYSQRGTVAMVFRFIPFGIPSMENLTLPPVIKRLAMEERGLILVTGTTGSGKSTTLAAMIDYINEHRTCNIITVEDPVEFLHRDKKSILSQREVGFDTVSFATALKGALRQDPDVILVGEMRDLETIETAMHAAETGHLVMSTLHTLDATETINRIISVFPPYHQRQVRIQLAGVIKGVVSQRLVPRADGKGRVPAVEIMIGTARIKEYIDDKDKTKLLPEAIAQGYTSYGMQTFDQSLMLLYTQKLISYEEALRQSSNPDDFALKVSGISSTSDSTWDDFVHDEAPPAEGEAAVEGIEKF from the coding sequence ATGGAACTGAACGATATCCTCACCGTGGCGGTCCGCGCCAAGGCGTCCGACGTCCACATCAAAACGGGCCTCCCGCCCGTCGTGCGGATCGACGGGCGCCTGCGGCCGATCCCGAACGCGCCGCGGCTGGCCCCTGACCAGGTGCGCGCCATGGCGCTCGCCATCATGAACGACCGGCAGAAGCGCATCTTCGAGGAGCACTTCGAGTGCGACACCGCCTACGGCGTGCCGGGCCTGGGCCGCTTCCGGGTGAGCGTCTACTCCCAGCGCGGCACCGTGGCCATGGTGTTCCGCTTCATTCCCTTCGGCATCCCCTCCATGGAGAACCTGACCCTGCCGCCGGTCATCAAGAGGCTGGCCATGGAGGAACGGGGCCTCATTCTCGTCACGGGCACCACGGGGAGCGGCAAGTCCACCACCCTGGCCGCCATGATCGACTACATCAACGAGCACCGGACCTGCAACATCATCACCGTCGAGGACCCGGTGGAATTCCTCCATCGCGACAAGAAGAGCATCCTCTCCCAGCGGGAGGTGGGGTTCGACACCGTCTCCTTCGCCACCGCCCTCAAGGGTGCCCTCCGCCAGGACCCGGACGTGATCCTGGTCGGCGAGATGCGCGACCTGGAGACCATCGAGACTGCCATGCACGCGGCCGAGACCGGTCACCTGGTCATGTCGACCCTCCACACCCTGGATGCCACCGAGACCATCAACCGGATCATCTCGGTCTTCCCTCCCTATCACCAGCGCCAGGTCCGGATCCAGCTCGCCGGCGTGATCAAGGGGGTCGTCTCCCAGCGTCTGGTCCCCCGAGCCGACGGCAAGGGCCGGGTACCGGCAGTCGAGATCATGATCGGCACCGCCCGGATCAAGGAATACATCGACGACAAGGACAAGACGAAACTCCTCCCCGAAGCCATTGCCCAGGGCTATACCTCGTACGGGATGCAGACCTTCGACCAGTCCCTGATGCTGCTCTACACCCAGAAGCTCATCTCCTACGAGGAGGCGCTCCGCCAGTCGTCCAACCCCGACGACTTCGCCCTCAAGGTGTCCGGCATCTCGTCCACCTCCGACAGCACGTGGGACGACTTCGTCCATGACGAGGCCCCCCCCGCGGAGGGAGAGGCCGCCGTCGAGGGCATCGAGAAGTTCTAG
- a CDS encoding DNA recombination/repair protein RecA: MTQEREKAIELALSQIEKQFGKGAIMRLGADEALPDVAAIPTGSLSLDLALGVGGVPRGRIIEIYGPESSGKTTLALHIAAEAQKMGGIAAFVDAEHALDIGYARKLGVKTDDLLVSQPDTGEQALEIAEMLVRSGAVDVLVIDSVAALVPKAEIEGEMGDSHMGLQARLMSQALRKLTGIISKSNCCVIFINQIRMKIGVMFGNPETTTGGNALKFYASVRLDIRKIASLKQGQDVIGSRTKVKVVKNKVAPPFREVEFDIYYGEGISREGDILDLAVEKGIVDKSGAWFSYGGDRIGQGRENSRLFLKERPELVDEIEGKVYDVAGIPRKGAKEAA; this comes from the coding sequence GTGACCCAGGAACGCGAAAAGGCGATAGAGCTTGCGCTCAGCCAGATAGAAAAGCAGTTCGGCAAGGGGGCGATCATGCGCCTCGGGGCAGATGAAGCCCTCCCCGATGTGGCCGCCATCCCCACCGGCTCCCTCTCCCTTGATCTGGCCCTCGGCGTTGGCGGCGTCCCCCGCGGGCGGATCATCGAGATCTACGGACCCGAGTCGTCGGGCAAGACCACGCTCGCCCTGCATATCGCGGCCGAGGCTCAGAAAATGGGCGGCATCGCCGCGTTCGTCGACGCCGAGCACGCCCTTGACATCGGCTATGCCCGCAAGCTCGGCGTCAAGACGGACGACCTGCTCGTCTCCCAGCCAGACACCGGGGAGCAGGCCCTGGAAATCGCCGAGATGCTCGTCAGGAGCGGCGCCGTGGACGTTCTCGTCATCGACTCGGTGGCGGCCCTGGTCCCCAAGGCCGAGATCGAAGGGGAAATGGGCGACTCCCACATGGGGCTCCAGGCCCGGCTCATGTCCCAGGCCCTGCGCAAGCTCACCGGCATCATCTCCAAGTCCAACTGCTGCGTCATCTTCATCAACCAGATCCGGATGAAGATCGGCGTCATGTTCGGCAACCCCGAAACCACCACCGGCGGCAACGCCCTCAAGTTCTACGCCTCGGTCCGCCTCGATATCCGCAAGATCGCATCCCTCAAGCAGGGGCAGGACGTCATCGGCTCCCGCACCAAGGTAAAGGTGGTCAAGAACAAGGTGGCTCCCCCCTTCAGGGAGGTGGAGTTCGACATCTACTACGGCGAGGGCATCTCCCGCGAGGGCGACATCCTCGACCTGGCCGTGGAGAAGGGGATCGTGGACAAGAGCGGCGCCTGGTTCTCCTACGGCGGCGACCGGATCGGCCAGGGGCGCGAAAATTCCCGCCTCTTCCTCAAGGAGCGGCCCGAGCTGGTGGACGAGATCGAAGGGAAGGTTTACGACGTGGCCGGCATCCCCCGCAAAGGGGCGAAGGAAGCGGCATAG
- a CDS encoding histidine kinase, which produces MSVRNDRVYLIVVSVSALLVLGVLAASFVVYRRHDFPLLDFLALVLFLLVSCIVFMVVSYRKTRSVNELAHLHELMQYQRELDKIARRYRSLLEGAGTAVFVFNADTGLLVEVNRRGTELLGYSKEEMVTLKGKDLVPEEDQEKFSLLVLRVVRRGRGRTDGIAFRRKGGDRFLGEVEARLIDLGDEKVVHATIRDITFKHRAEREIRQRNRELTSLVNIITRANQEMELETVLDVTLRETIEVFGVDGGGIHLRERDGTLRPAATCSVPDRLREALDAGADGGLLGRVAATRGPLALDDLAMEGGMAGLSDESAGWTGFAAVPLFAKNRVTGVMYLLNRQARSFTDEELKLFFSIAGQMGIIIENARLFNELKWKSDELMGSFRLLEKSSHELALSQHRLRTNLTLVERANQELERIDRMKNNFLGMISHEFRTPLTSIISGTDFLRSSSSLAGDPDSRQVLDMIHEGGERLFEIVNDILKVARLEAKSATVTRRALHISQVFSQVVTKLEPLLAERSLRIAFNNLEGLPHCIGDQECFEEIFSELLENSVKFTPDGGTIIISARVVDRRALAPKREILARFNADFPTQIGDRCYLEVAVRDNGIGVSHDEQVKIFDKFYEIGDIRHHSSGKFKFQGKGTGLGLAIVKGMVEAHGGMVWVESPGVDPEARFGSAFLVLIPLEESLRAPVIPLAGPRDPLAGGIPGEGV; this is translated from the coding sequence ATGTCCGTACGCAACGACAGGGTGTATCTGATAGTTGTCAGTGTTTCGGCGCTCCTGGTGCTCGGCGTGCTCGCGGCCTCCTTTGTCGTCTACCGCCGCCACGACTTTCCCCTCCTCGACTTCCTTGCCCTGGTGCTGTTCCTGCTCGTTTCCTGCATCGTTTTCATGGTGGTCAGCTACCGCAAGACACGCAGCGTCAATGAACTGGCCCACCTGCACGAGCTCATGCAGTACCAGAGGGAGCTGGACAAGATTGCCCGGCGCTACCGGAGTCTTCTGGAAGGGGCCGGCACCGCGGTTTTCGTCTTCAATGCCGACACCGGGCTCCTGGTGGAGGTGAACCGCCGGGGCACCGAACTGCTGGGGTACAGCAAGGAGGAAATGGTCACTCTCAAGGGGAAGGACCTGGTGCCCGAAGAAGACCAGGAGAAGTTTTCCCTGCTGGTATTGCGGGTGGTGCGGCGCGGAAGGGGCCGGACCGACGGGATCGCGTTCCGCCGCAAGGGAGGGGATCGCTTCCTGGGAGAGGTGGAAGCCCGCCTCATCGACCTGGGCGACGAGAAGGTGGTGCACGCCACGATCAGGGACATTACGTTCAAGCACCGGGCCGAGCGGGAAATCCGCCAGCGCAACCGGGAGCTCACCTCCCTGGTCAACATCATCACCAGAGCCAACCAGGAGATGGAACTGGAGACGGTCCTCGACGTGACCCTGCGGGAAACGATCGAAGTCTTCGGCGTTGACGGTGGCGGCATCCATCTGCGCGAACGGGACGGCACCCTGCGCCCGGCAGCCACTTGCTCCGTTCCGGATCGGCTCAGGGAGGCGCTCGATGCCGGAGCCGACGGCGGATTGCTGGGCAGGGTTGCCGCCACGCGCGGCCCCCTCGCCCTGGACGATCTGGCCATGGAAGGGGGCATGGCGGGACTCTCGGATGAGTCGGCAGGCTGGACGGGGTTTGCGGCGGTCCCGTTGTTCGCCAAGAACCGGGTCACCGGAGTCATGTACCTGTTGAACCGGCAGGCGCGCTCCTTCACCGACGAAGAGCTCAAGCTGTTCTTTTCCATTGCCGGCCAGATGGGGATCATTATCGAAAACGCCCGCCTCTTCAATGAGCTCAAGTGGAAGAGCGATGAGCTCATGGGGTCGTTCCGCCTCCTGGAGAAAAGCAGCCACGAGCTTGCCCTTTCCCAGCACCGGCTCCGTACCAACCTGACTCTCGTGGAACGCGCCAATCAGGAGCTGGAGCGGATCGACCGGATGAAGAACAACTTCCTCGGCATGATTTCCCACGAGTTTCGCACCCCCCTCACCAGCATCATCAGCGGCACCGATTTTTTGCGCTCCTCATCGAGCCTTGCCGGCGACCCCGACAGCCGGCAGGTCCTCGACATGATCCACGAGGGGGGAGAGCGCCTCTTCGAGATCGTCAACGACATCCTCAAGGTTGCCCGTCTTGAGGCCAAGTCCGCCACCGTGACCCGGCGTGCCCTCCACATCTCCCAGGTATTCAGCCAGGTGGTCACGAAGCTTGAGCCGCTGCTGGCGGAGCGGAGCCTGCGAATCGCCTTCAACAATCTGGAGGGACTCCCCCACTGCATCGGCGACCAGGAGTGCTTCGAGGAGATATTCTCGGAATTGCTGGAGAACTCGGTCAAGTTCACCCCGGACGGGGGAACGATCATCATCTCGGCGCGAGTGGTGGACCGGCGGGCGTTGGCCCCGAAGCGGGAGATCCTGGCGCGCTTCAATGCCGATTTCCCGACCCAGATCGGGGATCGCTGCTATCTGGAGGTGGCGGTCCGCGACAACGGCATCGGGGTCAGCCACGACGAACAGGTGAAGATATTCGACAAATTTTACGAGATCGGCGATATCCGTCACCACTCCAGCGGCAAGTTCAAGTTCCAGGGCAAGGGGACGGGGCTCGGGCTGGCCATCGTCAAGGGGATGGTGGAGGCCCACGGGGGCATGGTCTGGGTCGAAAGCCCGGGGGTCGACCCGGAGGCCCGCTTCGGCAGCGCGTTCCTGGTTCTCATCCCCCTTGAGGAAAGCCTGCGGGCGCCGGTCATTCCCCTGGCCGGCCCCCGGGATCCGCTGGCGGGTGGCATCCCCGGAGAGGGAGTGTGA
- a CDS encoding phosphatidylglycerophosphatase A, protein MTRRFVVVAATWFGTGLSPVAPGTVGTLGAIPLYMAMARLPLWLYLAILVPFFFLSSWVAGRAQEEFGQKDPGTVVIDEVIGYLITMAGVTADWRSILAGFLLFRFFDVVKVWPARYFDRRMRNGYGVVLDDVAAGLYACAALHLLLGYL, encoded by the coding sequence GTGACCCGGCGATTCGTGGTCGTTGCCGCCACCTGGTTCGGCACGGGACTGTCGCCCGTTGCCCCCGGCACGGTGGGCACCCTCGGCGCCATCCCTCTCTACATGGCCATGGCGCGGCTGCCCCTCTGGCTCTACCTCGCCATCCTCGTGCCGTTCTTCTTCCTGTCGTCCTGGGTGGCGGGACGCGCCCAGGAGGAGTTTGGCCAGAAGGACCCCGGCACGGTGGTCATTGACGAGGTGATCGGTTATCTCATTACCATGGCCGGGGTGACCGCCGACTGGCGGAGTATCCTGGCCGGCTTTCTCCTTTTCCGCTTCTTCGACGTGGTGAAGGTCTGGCCCGCCCGCTATTTCGACCGACGGATGAGAAACGGCTACGGCGTGGTGCTGGACGACGTGGCTGCCGGGCTCTACGCCTGCGCCGCGCTCCATCTGCTGCTGGGGTACCTGTGA
- a CDS encoding 1-(5-phosphoribosyl)-5-amino-4-imidazole-carboxylate carboxylase, translating to MDPRELKTILRSFKDGALSEDEMLERLRHLPYEDVGDALVDHHRGLRQGFPEVIFGAGKSAGQVERIMASLAAKGNNILVTRLDEAKALAVKEAFPAAVWHADARCLTLEPRPVEKRGLGTVLVISAGTSDLPVAAEALVTLRMLGNEASHLYDVGVAGIHRLLSRRDVLFSARVLIVVAGMEGALPSVVGGLVDRPVIAVPTSVGYGASFGGIAALLGMLNSCAAGVTVVNIDNGFGAAVAASTINRE from the coding sequence ATGGACCCTCGGGAACTGAAAACCATCCTGCGTTCCTTCAAAGACGGCGCGCTCAGCGAAGACGAGATGCTGGAGCGGCTGCGGCATCTTCCCTACGAGGATGTGGGCGACGCCCTGGTGGATCACCACCGGGGGCTGCGCCAGGGCTTCCCCGAGGTGATCTTCGGGGCCGGCAAGAGCGCTGGCCAGGTGGAGCGGATCATGGCCTCCCTGGCCGCCAAGGGGAACAACATCCTGGTGACCCGCCTCGACGAGGCCAAGGCCCTGGCAGTCAAGGAGGCGTTTCCCGCCGCGGTCTGGCACGCCGATGCCCGTTGCCTCACCCTGGAGCCGCGCCCGGTTGAGAAGCGGGGGCTCGGCACGGTGCTCGTCATCTCGGCCGGTACCTCCGACCTGCCGGTGGCCGCCGAGGCCCTGGTCACCCTCCGGATGCTCGGCAACGAGGCTTCCCACCTCTACGACGTGGGGGTGGCCGGCATCCATCGGCTGCTGTCCCGGCGCGACGTGCTCTTTTCCGCACGGGTGCTCATCGTGGTGGCCGGCATGGAGGGGGCGCTCCCTTCGGTGGTGGGGGGGCTCGTGGACCGGCCGGTCATCGCCGTTCCCACGTCGGTTGGCTACGGGGCCTCCTTCGGCGGCATCGCCGCGCTGCTGGGCATGCTCAACTCCTGCGCCGCCGGCGTGACCGTGGTGAATATCGACAACGGGTTCGGCGCCGCCGTTGCCGCGAGCACAATCAACAGAGAATGA
- the prfC gene encoding peptide chain release factor 3 (stimulates the release of release factors 1 and 2 from the ribosome after hydrolysis of the ester bond in peptidyl-tRNA has occurred; GDP/GTP-binding protein) codes for MKYNEQEIDRRRTFAIVSHPDAGKTTITEKLLLFGGAIQQAGEVRARKAARHATSDWMEMEKQRGISVTSSVMKFTYRDYEVNLLDTPGHNDFSEDTYRVLTAVDSALMVIDSVKGVENQTIKLLDVCRLRHTPIMTFINKLDREGRDPFELIDEIEKVLRIQCAPMTWPIGMGKRFRGTYHLYTKELVIFDAEAERGTGGVISMTGLDDPRLDELLGSQAEELRADVELLEGAAHPFEEEAYRAGLQTPVFFGSAINTFGVQQLLDTFVDHAPTPLPREAVSRTVSPYEEPFTAFAFKIQANMDPAHRDRIAFFRVCSGKFTRGMKVRHVRLGREVAINNATIFMAQDRTHVDEAFPGDIIGIHNHGTIKIGDTFTQGEELKFTGIPNFAPEHFRRVRLLDPLKSKALEKGLTQLAEEGTTQVFRPLMGADWVVGAVGLLQFDVVMHRLEHEYNVKATYEPVSYVTARWVTGEKKKIEEFQKKEVMSCYIDGEGDLTYLAGSQWRLDNTMDNWKDLAFHATREHN; via the coding sequence ATGAAGTACAACGAACAGGAAATCGATCGCCGGCGCACCTTTGCCATTGTCAGCCACCCGGATGCCGGCAAGACCACCATCACCGAAAAACTGCTGCTGTTCGGCGGCGCCATCCAGCAGGCCGGCGAGGTCCGCGCCCGCAAGGCAGCCCGCCATGCCACTTCCGACTGGATGGAGATGGAAAAGCAGCGCGGCATCTCCGTCACCTCGTCGGTCATGAAGTTCACCTACCGGGATTACGAGGTGAACCTGCTGGACACCCCCGGTCACAATGACTTTTCCGAAGACACCTACCGGGTCCTCACCGCCGTCGACTCGGCCCTGATGGTCATCGATTCGGTGAAGGGCGTTGAGAACCAGACCATCAAGCTCCTGGATGTGTGCCGCCTGCGCCATACGCCGATCATGACCTTCATCAACAAGCTTGACCGTGAAGGCCGCGATCCTTTTGAGCTTATCGACGAAATCGAAAAAGTCTTGAGAATCCAGTGCGCCCCCATGACGTGGCCCATCGGCATGGGCAAACGCTTCCGGGGAACCTACCACCTCTACACCAAGGAGCTCGTCATCTTCGATGCCGAGGCAGAGCGCGGCACCGGCGGCGTCATCTCCATGACCGGCCTCGATGACCCGCGCCTGGATGAACTCCTGGGCTCCCAGGCCGAGGAGTTGCGTGCCGACGTGGAACTGCTGGAGGGGGCTGCCCATCCCTTCGAGGAAGAGGCGTATCGTGCCGGACTCCAGACACCGGTCTTCTTCGGCAGCGCCATCAACACCTTCGGCGTACAGCAACTTCTCGACACCTTTGTGGATCATGCCCCTACGCCGCTTCCCCGCGAGGCGGTCAGCCGTACCGTTTCCCCCTACGAAGAGCCCTTCACCGCCTTTGCCTTCAAGATTCAGGCGAACATGGACCCCGCCCACCGGGACCGGATCGCCTTTTTCCGGGTCTGTTCCGGCAAGTTCACCAGGGGCATGAAGGTCCGCCATGTGCGGCTCGGCCGCGAGGTAGCCATCAACAACGCAACGATCTTCATGGCCCAGGACCGCACCCATGTGGACGAGGCATTTCCCGGCGACATCATCGGCATTCACAATCACGGCACCATCAAGATCGGCGACACCTTCACCCAGGGAGAGGAGCTCAAGTTCACGGGCATTCCCAATTTCGCCCCCGAGCACTTTCGCCGGGTGCGCCTGCTGGATCCCCTGAAATCCAAGGCCCTGGAGAAGGGGCTGACCCAGTTGGCCGAAGAGGGGACAACCCAGGTCTTTCGCCCGCTCATGGGGGCCGACTGGGTTGTCGGAGCCGTCGGCCTTCTCCAGTTCGACGTGGTCATGCACCGGCTCGAGCATGAGTATAACGTGAAGGCCACCTATGAGCCGGTCTCCTACGTGACCGCCCGCTGGGTGACCGGGGAGAAGAAAAAGATTGAGGAGTTCCAGAAAAAGGAAGTGATGAGTTGTTACATCGACGGCGAGGGGGACCTGACGTATCTGGCCGGCTCCCAGTGGCGCCTCGACAATACCATGGACAACTGGAAAGATCTCGCCTTCCACGCAACTCGCGAACACAACTGA